The nucleotide window TTCAAAACGGCGCCGTCTAGCCtgcaaaaaaagaagaagggaaAACAGCGACATTCTTATCTTACAAGTGAAAAAAAGATCGAAGAAGTGATTGACACAAAAATTGATCATTTTTTTTAGGTTACTTGCATTTTCCCATGACTGAAGATTGAGCTGCTAACAATGAAGATGACAATATAGATTGGGATGAAgaaattgaatttaattgaacGAAGCATTGTAGATAAGAAGAAAATTTGGCTCCTCAAGATCTAGAATCTGGCACACCAAAATCACAggtaggaaaaaaaataaaaaaattataattgaatTAATGCCAAGAAGCAAAAGCTTTCAGCTTTCAAGCCCGCCAACTATTCGTCAAAATgtgtaaaagaaaaattaaaagagCATGAATTGATTCCCCATTcgaaatgaattaaaaaaaagaaaactccCAAAACCCAATTATTTatgtaaaaatttcattaagagttTATGAATTTGACAGTACTGACCGGAATCTGACACTCTGATCGATCTCAGTTTGAATCTCTGTTCCAGTCACCGCAGTGAAAattctatttcataatttgatGAAAGGCGTATAGGTATGGCGTTTAGGCCTGTTAAAACAACATCGTTTTCTTCTGGGAGGAAGGCTGGACCTGTTATGCTAATTTATTTGGTCAAATTCTGCGGTTAGACCCTGTACTTTGAGCAAGTATTGTATTTAGTAACTATACTTTACTTGAATTAATTTTAGtctttataattttcaaattagtCAAATTTAGTTCCttttactttttcaattttaaaatttgtcttaacCGAATGATagtagttaaatttattaaattttgctGCTAGTCTTATATCATGTATAAAATTATAGATTTTGTCCATATATCGTTCTTAATTgatatatttttgaatttcaaATTTCTAGTTACAATATAAATAGTAGTAAATCGACATGATATTACATATGTAATAATATGATTATtgtatcaaattttgaaaacaatAGAATTTGACTTAATGAGTTTAAGAACTAGGTTAATAGATGCCACATGTCCTTGTACtatttgtaaatttaaaatttagtccatgtactttttatttttaagaatttagtcttttacttttcaaattttaaaattcatgtgCAATCGTtaacactattaaaattattttgctaAATTCAGGtttattataatttcattttttagttacatagctaccaaatgattttttttattttaaaatgtcacgactataaatttaaccaaaaaattaATAGCATTAACAATTAGACTCAATTTTAAAATCCCGAAATAAGACTAAattcctaaaataaaaatataagaactaaattCAAAACTTTTGAAGAATGCAGGgatttatggcatattttaacataatagcTACCATTCTAAAATTACAAGGactgaaattaccaaaataaaaaaGAGAGTAAATACACAACTTATACATAATACAGggactaatagcagaatttaaactattttattttccctttaTTGCTAACGAGAAAGTGAAAATATTAAACCTGAGAACCCCCGATAAACTAAAAATAGAACCCGCCTAAATCTGAAGCAAACAAAAAACCCTCCAAAACAGCAACTACTCGAAGAGTCCCCTCAAGGCAGCTGTCGTACGaggaagtttaaaaaaaaaatggtgcGTAATCGTTTGGTTCTTTAATCTTGTATTGACTGGTTTCGAGAGgagtgatttttttttaaaaattttaaatttactttgTTTTTTTCGTGTGTTTGTGTCTGTTTCAGTTCTCAATTGCAGCTATTAACGACACAGATTCCAGAGGCCAATGGGAACCCTTAGCTCCTACTAAAGAAGCCCAGGTATGCTCCTATTTCTTTTTCATAAGCGTGACATTGAATGCAATTAATTAGAGCAAAATTCTGttccaaatttcatttttttttcactttGGCCTCTGTTTTGAATCTTATTTATGTTCATAATGTAATCTCAAGTTTGATAAAGCTAAGGAAAAAACAAGAAGTTGCTTTGCTGTTGTGATTCTGTGAATTATTTTTTGGGGTTGGTTGAACAATTTGAAGGCTTTGTTTTTTGGTTCCCTAAAGAATGAATTTAGGGTCCTTTTTTGTATTTCAAAGAATAAAATTAATTTCTTGAATCATTTGTTGCAGGAATTCCATCTTACACAAGCTTACCATGATGGGCTTCTCAAGTTACAGGCTAAAGACTATGAAAAGGCTCGCGAACTGTTAGAATCCGTTTTGAAAGATCCTCTTATTTCAAATGCTGAAGTATCTGTTTGTTCCATGAAATATATTTCAGCTGCAAATGCtttaacatataaatatatattatatcctTAAAATAATTATTCTTTTTTTCTAATTTATTCAGGTGGATAACAATACTACCGATGGTCATCTGTTACAACTCAAGTTAAGATCTATCTCATGGACTATATCTCACTTTGTTTTTAAGTAGTTTCCTTGCACAGTTTTGATCTTAGAATGCAAAGCACTACACCTAAAGTCATTGGCTTGAAGTTTTATGTAAATTGTGTCCTATAAATTTCTGTTAAGGTTTCATTTTATAATAGTGTTGATTAATTCAAGCGGTGCTCTggtttgattaaataaaatttctgtgatttagaTTTATGTGCTAATTGTATGTTTCATTATGACATCTAAATCTAGTAAGCATAAATGTTAATGTATTTCATCTAGCTTTGTGCAGATTTTTGGTATTGAAGAACCTTGCCACTGTTTTTCTTCAACAAGGTTCAGGTCACTATGAGAGTGCTTTGCGTTGTTATCTTCAAGCTGTAGAGATTGATAACAAAGATTCGGTTGTCTGGAACCAGCTGGGGACTCTATCATGCTCAATGGGTTCATTGAGTATTTCACGTTGGGCTTTTGAGCAGGGACTTTTGTGCAGTCCTAATAATTGTGAGTATTTATATGCTTCAGTCGTATCCTGTGTTTGCTTCTCTTTTTGTGCTCTGTCTGCTCAACTTTCATGATGCATACAATCCATTTATATTGTGTGTCAGGGAATTGCATGGAGAAACTGTTGGAAGTTCTCATTGCCATTGGTGATGAAGTTGCATGCCTTTCTGTTGCAGAGTTGATTTTAAGGCATTGGCCATCACATTCTCGTGCTTTGCATGTCAAAAATACAATTGAGGAAACAGAATCAGCTCCTTTTGCTCCTAGAGGTATAGATAAGCTGGAACCTAAACATGTACGTCTTAAATTCCATGACAAGAGAAAAGCACCTGATGAGAATCTAGATGAAGGTACTGCACTCAAAAAGTTGAACCAGAACATAGAATTGCAAATTGCAGAAGCTTCCTGGGCAGCTCTCATTGATGGACTCCTGGGAATTTTACTTCCGCTAAATGGTTGTGGTTCTGAGGTCGGGACTGGAAAATTGCACAGATCTGGGGATGTCAGGTTAAGCATTCTCTTCCCTCCTTGTGCCGAAATTGTGATGGAGCCTGTGGAAAAGAAAGAACCTACTTTACCTCCTAGTGGTGAAGGCATGCCTCCCAATGATAATGCCTCTCAAAGAGCTAGTAACTCGAAAGAAAAAGAATCAAATCTTTTGGAAGAACAACCACAGGAGAGACGGAGTACTCGTCTTGAAAGTCTTAGGAGCCGTAAACCTGGCAAAGAAGAATTAGATTTTACTGCAGGTAAGGATTTGGCCAAGATTGTGCTTCAATTACTCGAACCTTTTGTCATCAGTAAACCAGACAGCAAAGATTCTGAAGATATTGATAATTGTTCTGTCTCATGTGCTGATCAAGCTAATTCCTTGGATATGGAAAGTAGAGATGTTGCTAATTTTGTAAGAGAAACTTCAAAAAATTATGGTGCTTACCATATTGGTCACTTGCTTTTGGAACATGCTGCAAGTAAAAGCCTTGTGTGTCGAGATGCGCATGTCAAATTCCTTGAGTTGGAGAAGCTTCTAAGGAATTGGGGGCAGGATAGGACTCCTGAATGTAGTCTTTTTCTCGCCGAGTTGTATTATGACATTGGGTCTTCTCCTTCCAATTCCAATGAATTCTTATCAGAGGCATCCTACCATCTTTGTAAAATAATTGAATCAGTAGCTTTAGATCATCCGTTTCATTCGACATTTGGGAATAAGAATTTCTCTTCATTTAAGAGCTTCCAAGGGACTGATGCAATATCACCTGATAGCTCCATTTGTGAAAGTTCACATTTAGATAGTTCCTTGTTATCCAACAAAAGTCCCTTCTGGGCTCGTTACTTCTGGTTGAGTGGAAAGTTATCTGTTCGGGATGGGAACAAGGCAAAAGCTTACGAGGAGTTCTGCATTTCCATGTCACTTTTGGCAAAGAATGAAAATGCAGACAATTCTTGTATGGTGCAGCTGCCACATTGTAAGATTTCTAAAGAGCTAACTGTTGAAAGGATTCTTCATGAAATTAATTTGTTAAAGGTTGATTTCTTGTTGGAGAAGACTCTAGGTGAGATGATTGAGAAAGAGGTGTACGTGGAATGTGTAACTTTGCTTGCTCCTCTTCTTTTTTCTGCCAATTCTTTATCACCTTCACTGGCATCTGACCCAAAGGGTGATGGTGTTACCCCTGTTGAACTATCAGCATTAGATATATTAATTAAAGCTTGTCAGAAGATAAAGCCAATGGATATGGAGGTGTATTTGACTAGTCACACACGAAAGCTTCAAATACTCATGGCACTAGCTGGAATGGGTGAATGTGTCGGTTTTGGTAAAGCCTTTCATCAGAAGTCGGTGTCAAAAATGCTTTCTGGTCCTGAGATGGTATCAGGTGACGGTACTAGCAAGCGCTGGAATGACTTGGTTACAGAGGAAGTCAAGGAGATTTTACAATGTGTTTCACAAGTGAAAAACTTCATTGATCAATCTGGAGAGTCTGTAAGTATTATTTTCCATGCAGAAATGCCTGATATAATGTTTGTGTAGCTTTAGTATTAGTTACTCTGGAATCCATGAACTTCAAGTAAGATCCATGAATGTGTTGCTAATAGGATTGAGGAGTGTATTCTTTATCAGAAACTTTAACCAACTTAACATGATCATAGTTCTTCAATATTTGAGAAATATATTTCTTCTGTTTTTGACTCATGGTTAATATTTAAAGTAGAATATTTCCTTTTACTTCCCTATACTGCATCTTGACTTCATGTTAGCTATGCTTGCAGAATGGCATTGGTTTAGTTAGCATCTTTAGTGACATTCAATCACTGCTTCTGGCAATCATGTACAGCATTGCAAACAATGTCCTTTGCAAGAAATCCTCTATGCAAGTAAATGCTGATCAACTGGAACAAAAGCAAAGTAATTGCTTCATTGATGCAGCCATTGCTTTCTGCAAGCTTCAACACCTTGACTCTTCAGTAACTGTTAAAATCCAGGTGAATTTTCCATTAGTTTTTATGAAGAAGAAATAGCAACTCGCTCAATTTTCTATTGATTGTTCTTTTTCTCACAGCATTTGTTTGCATATCTATATATGTTTAAATTCTGTTTGCTGTTTTCTTGTCTTAGGTTGAATTAATTGTAGCAACTCATGACTTGCTTGCTGAATATGGGCTTTGTTGTGCGGGTGAGGGAGGTGAAGGGGAGGAAGCAACATTTCTTAAATTTGCAATAAAGCATCTCTTGGCCTTGGATATGAAGCTAAAATCCAGTTTTAACTCTTCAAGCAGGGAGATAAGTCCAGATGACAGGCAGCCAAGCAATGATAATGATTTCAAAACATCAGAAAATGAAATAAGTTCAGATAAGAAAGTTGAGAGAATGTGTGGAACTCATAATTCTGAATCTATTACTTCAATGAAGGATGATATTGAAGGGATTACTTCTAAAGGAACTCTATCTTTTTCTGGCCAAGAGAAAGACAATGCAATAGCACTTCAAAAGCAATGTACTAATGTCGACAAAATCAATCTTGGAGAAAAATGTGGTCATCAGCTTGATGAAGGTGATGATGAGCTCAGCGAAGATGAAAAGGAGGAACTTGAGCTAATGATAGATAATGCTTTGGATCAGTGCTTTTTCTGCTTATATGGTCTTAATCTTAGATCTGACTCATCTTATGATGATGAACTGGCTGTGCACAAAAATACTAGTCGTGGTGATTATCAGACTAAAGAACAATGTGCCGATGTTTTCCAATATATTCTTCCTTCTGCAAAAGCTTCTTCTGTAAGTAGTTTTTCTTTCTTCACAAACTCATACAAACTGACACAAACTTGAATGCACTGGGGCCTATGCATGTGTATGCAAGAGGATCTatctatatatattaattattaaagttATTATCTAATTATGATTTAGGTGACATTAGCTCAGTTACATTATTTTATGTTTCAGAGAACTGGATTGGTCAAACTTCGCAGAGTGCTAAGAACCATACGTAAACACTTTCCTCAACCACCTGAAGAAATTTTGGCTGGAAACATAATAGATAAGTTTTTTGATGCTGATTTATGCGAGGAGGAACTTTCGGAGATGGCTGGATCTGAAGGTTATCTGGAGACTGTAACAAAGATGCTTTTTCCTGACGGAGGAAACCTCAAACAGTACAAGGCATCATTATTACGGAGGTTTGTATTTGTGTTGTTCTGATAGTAtgcttctttgtttctttgtcaATTGTTAAATGTGTATGTTTTCACTTCACCGATATGCTATCTTTGCGTGTAATTATGGTTGCAGCTCTGAGCCATATTTGGATGTCTATAGCAATCTTTATTATTTCCTAGCACAGTCTGAAGAAATGAATGCAACTGATAAATGGCCTGGCTTTGTTCTCACCAAGGAAGGGGAAGAATTTGTTCAGCAAAATGCAAACCTCTTCAAATATGACCTGCTCTATAACCCCCTACGCTTTGAGAGTTGGCAACGTCTTGCAAATATTTATGACGAGGCAAGATTTATTTTTATGCCATCATTTTATTAGTGAATGATGCACAGACTGTTAAAACCTTACCATAATGTGGTTTTCTATATTTTCCTAGAATGGGATCAAATTGTTTACAAAATTCTCTTTGGCTTCTGTTAAGTAGGAGGTGGATTTGCTGCTAAATGATGGGAGTAAGCACATAAATGTATCAGGATGGAGGAAGAATATCACTTTGCCTCAGAGAGTTGAGACAAGTCGGAGGAGAAGCAGGCGCTGTCTATTAATAAGTCTGGCTTTGGCTAAGACATCAGAGCAGCAGGTAACTCTATGCCATTGATTCATATGCATCTTGGACAATGGTTTGGATTTTAGTTGTCATTCTTGGACATTTGACGTTTATATTCCTTATACTGGTGATCAAATGTCATTTCTCAAATTTGTACACCACACCACAATAGATCTTAACATGTGAGTTAGTAAGAAGGGATAGAAGAAGAATGGGTCCCATTGAAAGCATATTCACTACGTTATcacttattttgtttatttttttgggAGGTTCCTTGATACAAATAAAATGCTGTGGACATTTGTTTAGTATGAGGCATAATAGAGATCGACAGTCATAAAGAGAATATGTGAATTTTATTCTTggtttatatttatatgtttgctTAATTTGTATCAATTTATTGCTAATTACTGTGTAACTTTGCATTATTCTAGTGTGAGATACATGAACTATTGGCATTAGTGTACTACGACAGCCTTCAGAATGTTGTTCCCTTCTATGATCAGCGATCACTTGTGCCCTCAAGGGATGCAGTTTGGAGGATATACTGTGAAAACTCCATGAGGCATTTCAAAAAAGCCTTAATGCACAAGTACTTCTGGTTTTCTGGATTCTTAATTTTCCACTTTCTATCTCACTTTTTATTTTTTCGAATTAACATCATAAGATGTCTACCTTCAGCTGACTCCATTATGTTATAGGCAGGACTGGTCACATGCATTCTACATAGGAAAACTCTGTGAAAAGCTTGGATACTCATATGAGACATCGTTGTCCTATTATGATAAAGCCATTGCTTTGAATCCATCAGCTGTTGATCCTTTCTACAGGATGCATGCTTCACGCTTGAAGTTACTCTGGGACTGTGGAAAACAAAATGTTGAAGTTTTAAAGGTTTCTTTAATCCCACTCCCTCCTTCCCTCTTCCaagcaagtaaaattaaattatttgccTTTCTTTCTCCGTTTTAACTTCTTTAACTTGAATCTCTCATGGTTTAATAGTTTACAGTTTTTTGTTTCTGGACTTGTACAAGTTGACAAGTTCACCAGATAATAGTTATCAACTGAACTCTCATTGATTGTGTTCTAGGTTCTCTCAACGTATTTTTTCAGTCAATCTTTGAAGGATGCTGCAATGGACATTATCAGCAAAATAACTCCTGAAACTTCACTTTTGGAAGAAGATAAAATGGACAAAACAGAGAAAAGGGAGGAGGTGTGGAACATGCTCTACAATGACTGTCTTTCCGCCCTGGAAATTTGTGTTGGAGGAGATCTGAAACATTTTCATAAGGCCAGATTTATGCTCGCCCAAGGATTATATAAAAAGGGGGGCAGAGGTGATTTGCAGAAGGCTAAAGACGAACTTTCTTTTTGCTTCAGATCATCTCGGTCATGCTTTACAATAAACATGTGGGAGATTGATGGCATGGTGAAAAAGGGAAAGTATGGCTGCAACCTATATTTTATGTTCCAAGCAATTAGATTGTCATTACCTAGATATTGAACCATTTCTCTGCTTTAATGGACCAGTCAAGTTTCATTGTTTACCATTTTCATTTTGGGGTGGGATGGGGGCGGGGAATGCTAAGAATCGGGATTCTTGATGGTTCAGATGATTTTCAATATGGTATCCTTTTAAGATGTTCATGTCTTTGATGTTGATAATACATTTAGCGACTTATTGGCTGTTATTATATGGATCTAATCTCTTTCATTATTGTATGTTCctttttggggaaaaaaatcAGGCGCAAAGCACCAGGCTTAGCTGGGAACAAGAAGGCCCTTGAAGTAAACTTACCAGAGAGCTCTAGAAAGTTTATAACTTGCATCCGGAAATACTTGCTGTTTTATCTGAAATTATTGGAAGAAACTGGAGATATCTGTACTCTTGACCGGGCTTATGTCTCCCTCCGGTCTGATAAGCGGGTAACCATTCAATCCTTTAGAAACTTACTTTGATTTTGTCTGTCTTGTTCAGAACATAAATCTCCTATCGGCCAATGCATCTATTCTTAACAAGATTCAGGAGATAAACAGTTTCTAGTATCATTTCCTATTGGAGCCTGCCTATCCTCCCCCACATATACACGCATGCTCTTTAAGGATCGTGAAGAAAGGGGGGGGGGGGAGGGAATTAAAGAAGGGAATAAAGATCTATGTTTGCAGTTACATTGTTTAGGTGTAATCACTGCAAAAGTCATACCTTCGGTTAATACTATTTGTTATCTGATTTTTTTTGCACTCAGTTCTCCTTGTGCATTGAAGATCTTGTTCCAGTGGCACTTGGGAGGCACATCAAGGCTCTAGTTTTATCTATTAATCAAGTTGAGACTGCTGCTACTGATCCTGCATCTAGTTTTGAGCATCAACTAGAGAAGATATTTGGTTTGTTTATGGAACAGGGTACCTTATGGCCTGAGATCTGCTCTTTGCCTGAGATTAGAAGTCCAGAAATATCCGAAAGCAGTTTATATGGGTAAAGCATGTTTTCTGAGTGTGTTATTTACAAATTCTTAGAATTCATGGAATCTTTAGCATATAAGCTTTAGTATGTGATAATCAGGCAACCTGCACTGCCTGTCCTTCAACTGTAACATTACTAGtgtctttccttttcataaaATTCTAATAGTTGGTGAACTTGGCTCAGGTATCTTCACCAGTACATTGTGTCGCTGGAAAGAAATGGAAAACTGGAAACACTTGAAGCAATAAATGAGAGGATCCGGAAACGGTTCAAGAACCCAAAATTGTCAAATAGTAATTGTGCCAAAGTTTGCAGGCATGCCTCTAGTGCTTGGTATCGTTCTATTATAATTGGCTTGGCATCAATCACTCCGTTGCAATCTGGATTCTCGAATGAGGTTCAAACCCTTAGCCAACAAACAGATGGTGTCGTGGAAAGCAGTCAGCAGCTTTGTGTTGATCTGCAAACACATGAAATATGGAATTCGTTGTTCGAGGACTCAACTCATTTGGAAAGTCTCCAAGCAAAATGGAACCCAACATTggcaaaaattaataatattgtgATAAAGAAAGCTTCTGATGGAGATTTGGAGACTGCCAACTCTTTGCTTAGAAGTTCATATAATTTCTATCGCGAGAGCTCCTGTGTAATGCTCCCATCCAGTCTCAACCTTTCTTTAGTGCCATCTCGACTAGTAAAAGAAAAGCAATTTCCATTTAGCATGGAAGGGGTTGAACCTCTTGATCTAAGCAATCCAAGGAAGCTTTTGTTGTGGGCTTATACGCTGTTGTATGGCCGCTATGCCAGCATCTCGGTTGTTGTAAAATATTGTGAAGAAAATGCTAAGGTGTGAAAGTTTAGAAACTTTTTTAGATTGCTAGAGCACACAAGATCCTCTTTTTTCTTGGATAGTGCTTTGATTGTACTTGTAGTTCTTCTTCAAGAACGAAAAATGGTATAGGTTTAATGGATTTCACTTTTAAATATCTACTGAAATACAAAACAATTGTTAGCATGAGTAAAACTTACTGATTGGCCTTCTTTTGTTCCACAGTTGAAGATGAAAAGGGGAGCTGCAACTTCTTCAGCACCTCAAAATACGAACACTAGCATTGCTGCATCCAGCCATACAGGTTAACTCTACTACTTGAGCAATCGattactttatttattatttcttttcttcAAATGGTTCGATGTCTAGTAGACCTATCACAGTTAGCATCCATGGGAATGCAGCTTTATTATCCAACAGTTCATTTGAATAGAAGAGATAAATAAACCCCATGTCTTCTTATCTTTATGTTTTACCATTTGAAAACTTGGAGACTACATTCCCCAACTCAATATAACCTCTGATGAACTTCCAGCTGCCAGTAGCGGCAAAGAAGCAGCAAGTCATGGTGGAGGCAGTGAAGCGGAAACAACTGTGGTGACATCGGGGCCACCTGTTGTAGTGTCTGAAAGTGATAGCAGACATTCTGCCAATCCACTTCCATCGTCGAGTGAGGGTCAAAGAAGCTTACTCGTGGCTCCACAGCTTCATCCCTGTAACAACAATGAAGGGGAAAGGGGAAGGAGCAGTGTTGGACACGAAGGAGATGATACTAACAAAGGCTGATTTTGTATAGTGGATTGATTGTTGTAAAAAAAGTGTCATACATTTGTTACAATTGAAACTAAACTGTACTTGGTTGAGTTTCATTATTATAATTGCAAAGAAAACGGAGGGGCAATGGTTTTGCTTAGTGAAATTTCTCAAAATTTAACTTCGTTACAAGTAGTATATGATAAGAAGATGGCACGTTCAATGAATACAAAATAATTTACTTATAAATATAACATGACATGTGATGAGGGTTCAagacaaaattatataaaaaagaaTGTTTGgagtttaaagttaaaattttatactaaaatagtttaaattgaatttttaacttttaacatGGGTTAAAATATAGATTTTCTATTTAATAAGgagattaaaagaattaaattaaattattagtatttaagaggaattaaaattataattgtaCCACTGAAATATGATAACTTTTATATGTATGTTGTTAAATCTAATGATAAGTTCACCATAAtaccataatatatatatatatatatatatatatatatatatatatacaaatgatcTAAAAGAGATAGCGGCTAAAAATTGTGTtggtatataaaaaaaaaactatgtagaATGAATCCTTTTTATAATCATCGTTTTAATGCacttaaatttatgattttttacaCTAATAATAATGTTGTTACCAATCAAGTTAAAACTCAATTaacttatttgttaaaattttaaatcttataaAGTGGTGGTTGTTATCACGACCACGCTTCTCAATAGCATCGTGTCCAAGGTAAGTTTAGGTTTATCTTCCCTTGAAAGTGAAATGATCTTAACAGTGCACTTAACACTTGTTTAACTAATTGTTTGTAAATCTTTAACAATTCAGTCTGaaatagtatttttatttaagaCGTGTACAGTGAAATGGATCATTTAGGCATGTTGGGTCAATAAAACCCTTTAAGAATAATATTTTGGGCCGAATAAAAAATTTAGGCTCAATATTTGCTTCTGGGCCTGAAACCCAAATTAACAAAAGCATTTCACAATTCATGGCGATAACATTGCAGATAAGAGTGGTAGTTACTGTTTCACTTTCTCCAATCCAATAACCAAAGGCATCACAACAATGGGGAGCAGAGCTCTGCTGATGCTCACAAACTTCAATTTTAAAGCCACTGTTTCTTCTTTTGGTTCTGCTTCAAACCCTTTTTTTCTTATTAAAAATAATCTCAGAATCCGAAATTTCTCCACCAAAACAAGGTCTTCTTTGCAGCCACCGGATTTGCCTGGCTTGGCTGAAACTGCTCGAATTTCACTCGCCCCAAATGAGGTTCTTTTTGCCCTATTTTTATTCACTttctcatttatttatttatttatttttttggctGAAGTTGATTTCTTCAACCCTTTTTTCCTTTGGTTTCAGGTTGAAGAATTTGCTCCCAAAATTGGACAAGTAATAGACTGGTaatttctttttttcaatttaagTCGAAATTGATATTCGATAAGTAATTTGGAGATGTCCCTACAAACTGGGTGCTGGGTCTTGggtttttattaatgatttttagCTGTTATTATTTATCAGGTTTTCCCCATTATTCTTGTAAAGATAAAGCTTGTAGAAATACTTTATGGTTATTATGCTCCAAGTATTTACTTATAATCAACGATGTAATCGCCATTTATTAGCTCAGAGGATGTAATTCTCATCACATTACAACTTGAAG belongs to Gossypium arboreum isolate Shixiya-1 chromosome 7, ASM2569848v2, whole genome shotgun sequence and includes:
- the LOC108467199 gene encoding glutamyl-tRNA(Gln) amidotransferase subunit C, chloroplastic/mitochondrial; the protein is MGSRALLMLTNFNFKATVSSFGSASNPFFLIKNNLRIRNFSTKTRSSLQPPDLPGLAETARISLAPNEVEEFAPKIGQVIDWFGQLQAVDLDNVEPAIRADTEGDNLREDVPQTFENKEALIASVPSYEEPYIKVPKVLNKE